DNA sequence from the Methylacidiphilum kamchatkense Kam1 genome:
GATTATATCCGTCAAAAAAAAGAAGATGAGCATTTTCTCATCATTCCAGGAGAAAAAACTTTTTCTATTCACGACCCCCCTATCCACATATTTAGTATTAAGTCTCCATTAATCAATCAGTTTTCTCAACATAGGATTTTATTGAACCTTACAGAAGTTACCGATCTCTTGCATGAGATAAAAGCAGATATTATAGAAGCTGGGGATCCTTATCAATCTTCATGGCTTGTCTCTTGGACTGCAAAAAAACTCAAAGTTCCTGTTGTTGGCTACTACCATTCTCATTTTCCAGATGCTTATGTTCGAACCTATTTTGGTTGGAAAAATTCTTTTTTAGAAAAGGCTTTTTTTACCTTTTCTCGCTGGTATGCAGAGGAAATTTACAATCAATTCGACTTTACTTTTGTCCCCACTCTTTCTCTTTTAAATTTACTGCGAAGCTGGGGTATCAAAAACGGAGTCCATCTCAGCCTTGGAGTAGATACCAAGACGTTTACTCCTGAGCCACCAAAGAACAACTATCGGTTAAAACTCGGAATCCCAAGAGATGCTTTTCTGTTATTGTATGTTGGCAGGTTAGCAAAGGAAAAAAACATTGGTTTATTGCTGAAAACATTTTTTTTCTTCAGGATTATTCCTCTAAAAAAGACTATTGGCTATTAATTATTGGTGATGGCCCCTTAAGGAATGAGATTCTCAAAGCGATAAAAGCCTCTAATAGAATCTGTTGGATTACAAGAGTAGATTCGAAAAAAGAACTTGCCGATTATTATCGGTCTGCAGATCTTTTCATTCATCCTGGAATCGTTGAGACTTTTGGATTAGTGACCATCGAAAGCCAAGCTTGTGGCTGTCCAGTAGTGGGATTCCGTGGAACGCATATGGAGGATTTAGTCGAAGAAGGATTCAGTGAGTACTGGGCAGATAGAAAAGATTTTCGTTCCTTAGCTGAAGCTGTAGAAAAAATGCGAACATTAGATTTAAGAACAATCGGGAAAAACCTTGCGTTGAATGTTCATCAAAAATACAGCTGGAAAAGATCATTTGAGAAACTCTGGTATTACTATTATGAAGCTATTTCGAATTCTTTCATACAGAAAAGCGCTCTTAAATATGCTAGCTAAGCAAGTATTGTTTTTGTGATAGAAGCTTCCCAAAAATTATGAAAAAAAAAATGTCTATGATTTTCTTAATAAGAAATCAATTTAGCATCATTTTTCATTTTTTCTTTATGAATAAAATCTTCAAGCTGTCAGCTTGAAACTCCCCTTTTTTTCCAATTTTTTATAAAAATCAGTTCTTCTTTTTTCATTTTTCAATCTTTTGAAAAGCAACTCCATAATTTTGGATTTCCGATTTGCTAAATATGAATCCCAATAGAAATCCCACTAGACCACCCGCTACAACATCTGAAAAATAATGTCTCCCTAATGCCATTCTGGACCAACAAACTAAAAGGGCCAAAAAAACCAGAAAATATCCTAACTTAGGCATTTGTCCTAAAAAACTAGCTGCTGTTGCCATGGAAGTTGCTGCATGTCCAGAAGGAAATCCATGGAACATGGTCAACCACTGGATGCCATAAAAGCCATCAACTAGAGAACCATTTGGATGGATTCTTTGAAAACTAACAATAGGCAAAGGGATATATCCTAATTCTTGTATGGCTTCGGTTGCACTTGCCGAAGGTCGGGCGCGTCCTAAGATATTTCTTCCTAAATCAACCAATGCTCCAGCTATAAGGGCCGAAAAAAAACATCCAATGGCTACTTCTTTCAATTTCTCTTTTTTAAATAAAATTCCTAAAAAATAGATGCTCACGCAAAGAGGAATTGTTCCTTGAGGAAAGTCACCCCAATAACTTATTTTTTCAGCAAAAGTGTGAAAAAGAGAATCTCCTTTTATTATAAAAAAACTGTAAAATAGAAAATCAAGCTGAAATGCTAGAATAACACTTAAAAGCCAGACTAATGGAAAACCAAATTTTATTGTTGGTGGTAGATTTTTAAGAGCTTCAAAAACAGCTAAACATTTCTTTTTTGAAAGTTGATAAAACCGAAACCATTCATTTTTCATTCGCTACTCTTTTTAGAAAGAAATTTTTTCCAACCAATAGACATCTCTCTGAGTTTGGTAACCACTCCGATATAAATATCAAGAAATCTTTCGATTTCTTCTTTGGTTGTAGTAATTCCCAAACTGATTCTTACACTGGACATAGCCTTTTGGTACTCCAACCCCACAGCTTTAAATACATGGGAAATTCTCAAATTTTTTTGTACACAACTAGGCCCGCTTGAAAGCAAAACTCCTTTCATATCACAACTTAATACCTGTGCTTCTCCTCCAATAAATTCGGGACTTATATTCAAATTCTGGATGGAACGGTTTGGACCAAGTTCTGGACCGTTGAGAGATACCAATGGGATGCTAGTAGAAATTCTTTCCCAGATCATTTTTTGAAAATAACCAATTTTTTCTATTTTTTCTTTAAAAATATTTGTCGTAATTTCAGCTGCTTTAGCAGCAGCCACAATGGAAGCCATATTTTCTGTTCCTCCCCATAACCCTAACTCTCTATTGAGCCCTGGAATAATCGGTTCTATTTCTATTCCTTGTCTGATATAAAGTACCCCAATTCCTTTGGGCCCGTTGAATTGATTAGGATTAAGAGCCAAAAGCGAAATAGGGATTTTTTTTAAGTCAATGGGAATCCAGCCTCCAGCATAAGAACCATCGCAAAATAAAGCTATACTGTTTTTTTCACAAATTTCAGCAGCTTCCTTTATCTTTTGAATGGTTCCTATTTCAGGATTAACCCATTGAAGACAGCAAAGGATGGTTTGTGGAGTTGATAGCTCTTCGATTGCTTTGGGGTCAATCATTCCTTCCTGATTTACTGGCAAAAAGGTAAGTTGGGCACCCTCCCTTTTTAGCTTATCTAAAAGCAACAAAATAGGTCTTTGTTCGATAGGGCTTGTCAGAATATGTTTGCCTTTGAGCGAATTTTTTCTCCAAAACCCTTCAATTCCAAGGATAATCGCTTCCCATATGCCACCAGTAAATACGAGTTCATTGGGAGAACATCCAATAAAAGAACTAAAAGACTCTAAAGATGATTCTAAGGTCTTTTTTGATTGAATCCCCAGTTGATGGATACTGGTGGGGGAAAAAGGTTCGAGGGAATAGTGATAGAAAAGTTCTAGAGCCTCTTTAAAAACAGGAGAAACAGATTGGTGATCCAAAAAAATTAGTTTGTCTATAGAACGCTCCATGTATTGAACTGTTGATGACCATTATTCTAGTAAAAATCAACGTTGTGAGCTGTCTAAGGTATATAAAGAAGATTTATGCTTTTTTACAGTTTTTGTATAAATAGGGCCAAACCAAGTATCGACCAAGCACAGACCAAAAAAAGCACCAAAAGGGATGGTATAATAAAAGGCCATTGTCAGCGAATTAATGCCTAAAAGAAATGCTGAGGCAATCAAGTAATCAGTTTTTGCAAGGGCAAAAATCCTAAAGTTTTCTGGAAAATTTAAAGCGCAATCAAAAACATTTACCCCGTCAAGCCACCGGCAACAAGCTACAGCACAAAAAGGAATAACAAACCATAGGATTGGGGGAATAAAAAGGGATAAAAGGCTAGAAGGCAACTCTAAAAGCTGGATAAAAATATAATAAACAATCCCAATCCAAAGAATAGCAGGGAGGATAAGAGTTGTCAAAGCAATCGTCAGTTTGGCGGCTCCTTCCCTAGCATAATTCCATAACAAAGAGAGTTTCCATTCTGGTAGTTGATTTAACTTACCGGTTTTAGCTCTTCGAAGAACTTCAAAAGTAAAGCCAAGAGGAAACCAGAAAGTGCATACATTAATGATGAGAAGACCTAAAAAAGTGCTAGGTAGTCTTTCGGTACTGTAAGAAGAGCTTATTTTAGGAATTAACGCTAAAAGGAAAGGATTAATGAGAAGAAATCCTCCGATCAAAACCTTCATCCACCACCATGGATCAGAAAAGATTTGAGAGAAGCCCTTTTTAATATCCAGAAAAAAGCTCGACTTTTCTATTTCAGGAGTATCAGAAGTCTGAAAAGCTTCTTCATGCATAGTATAACTCCTTGATAAGTACTTTAGATCCCTTCAAAAATTCAGTTTCAACGAGAAAAAAACGCTCTTTATTTTTTATCCAGGAAGACTAACTCCCATTGGACTCTTACATTCTTACCAATAGTTAATTAATTTTTCCTATTTGTTCTATTAAACTCTCCTCTTCGTATTTTTCCAACCAAAAAACATTAAATATTGGTCCCCCCATGTCCCCAACCTAGTGGTTCTCCTCCAATCAAATGAACATGAAGATGAGGTATGCTTTCTCCTGCATCTGGACCATTATTGATAATGACTCTAAATCCAGAATGAAAAATTCCTAGCTGAGCGGCGACTTTATTAGCTGTCAAAAGAAGATGTCCTAAAAGGGGAATATCCTCCTCCGAGGCTTCGCCAAGTCTTGGAATTTCTTTCCTAGGCACAATAAGAACGTGAACTTTGGCTACGGGATGTATATCACGAAACGCAACGCACTGGCTATCCTCATAGAGGATATCGGCTGGTATTTTCCTAGCGATGATTTGACTGAAAAGGGAAGGCATAGCTCAATTTTTCCTATTGGGAAGCAGCGGGAGAAAGCATAGGAATATCTTTAGATCGAGCTTCATTCATTTTAAGTTCTGAAATAACGTTCATAAAATCTTCCGCATCGTGAAATTTACAATAGACAGAAGCAAAACGGATAAAAGCTACTTCGTCAATAGTTTTCAGTTTGTTCATGACTTTTGTGCCAATCAAGTAGGATGGAATAATGGAAGACTTTTCGGTACTACATTCTTCTATAATTTGATCAACAAAATCTTCAATTTGAGCTTGATCTATTGGCCTTTTTTCCAATGCTTTTTGAATTCCTAGCATCAGCTTATTTCTATCAAAAGGTTCAATCAAACCATTTCTTTTTTTGACTAAAAGTTCAATTTCTTGGATTTCTTCATAGGTCGTGAACCGAAATCCACATTGTAAGCATTCTCTACGTCTTCGAATCGATCTGCCCTCTTTTATTGGCCTGGAGTCAATAACCTTATCCTCCATATTTCCGCATTTCATACATTTCATACTTGAAATGACAATATAATCATATTTT
Encoded proteins:
- a CDS encoding glycosyltransferase, which encodes MGIKICDITQFYAPGGGVKRYIDEKQDYIRQKKEDEHFLIIPGEKTFSIHDPPIHIFSIKSPLINQFSQHRILLNLTEVTDLLHEIKADIIEAGDPYQSSWLVSWTAKKLKVPVVGYYHSHFPDAYVRTYFGWKNSFLEKAFFTFSRWYAEEIYNQFDFTFVPTLSLLNLLRSWGIKNGVHLSLGVDTKTFTPEPPKNNYRLKLGIPRDAFLLLYVGRLAKEKNIGLLLKTFFFFRIIPLKKTIGY
- a CDS encoding phosphatase PAP2 family protein, with protein sequence MKNEWFRFYQLSKKKCLAVFEALKNLPPTIKFGFPLVWLLSVILAFQLDFLFYSFFIIKGDSLFHTFAEKISYWGDFPQGTIPLCVSIYFLGILFKKEKLKEVAIGCFFSALIAGALVDLGRNILGRARPSASATEAIQELGYIPLPIVSFQRIHPNGSLVDGFYGIQWLTMFHGFPSGHAATSMATAASFLGQMPKLGYFLVFLALLVCWSRMALGRHYFSDVVAGGLVGFLLGFIFSKSEIQNYGVAFQKIEK
- a CDS encoding glycosyltransferase gives rise to the protein MLKAIKASNRICWITRVDSKKELADYYRSADLFIHPGIVETFGLVTIESQACGCPVVGFRGTHMEDLVEEGFSEYWADRKDFRSLAEAVEKMRTLDLRTIGKNLALNVHQKYSWKRSFEKLWYYYYEAISNSFIQKSALKYAS
- a CDS encoding histidine triad nucleotide-binding protein, producing MPSLFSQIIARKIPADILYEDSQCVAFRDIHPVAKVHVLIVPRKEIPRLGEASEEDIPLLGHLLLTANKVAAQLGIFHSGFRVIINNGPDAGESIPHLHVHLIGGEPLGWGHGGTNI
- a CDS encoding cysteine desulfurase family protein, whose amino-acid sequence is MERSIDKLIFLDHQSVSPVFKEALELFYHYSLEPFSPTSIHQLGIQSKKTLESSLESFSSFIGCSPNELVFTGGIWEAIILGIEGFWRKNSLKGKHILTSPIEQRPILLLLDKLKREGAQLTFLPVNQEGMIDPKAIEELSTPQTILCCLQWVNPEIGTIQKIKEAAEICEKNSIALFCDGSYAGGWIPIDLKKIPISLLALNPNQFNGPKGIGVLYIRQGIEIEPIIPGLNRELGLWGGTENMASIVAAAKAAEITTNIFKEKIEKIGYFQKMIWERISTSIPLVSLNGPELGPNRSIQNLNISPEFIGGEAQVLSCDMKGVLLSSGPSCVQKNLRISHVFKAVGLEYQKAMSSVRISLGITTTKEEIERFLDIYIGVVTKLREMSIGWKKFLSKKSSE
- the nrdR gene encoding transcriptional regulator NrdR → MKCMKCGNMEDKVIDSRPIKEGRSIRRRRECLQCGFRFTTYEEIQEIELLVKKRNGLIEPFDRNKLMLGIQKALEKRPIDQAQIEDFVDQIIEECSTEKSSIIPSYLIGTKVMNKLKTIDEVAFIRFASVYCKFHDAEDFMNVISELKMNEARSKDIPMLSPAASQ